Below is a genomic region from Kryptolebias marmoratus isolate JLee-2015 linkage group LG12, ASM164957v2, whole genome shotgun sequence.
ttagtgctccgtttgtgcaggtttgtgccggtttgtgccgttaaaattttcgtttgtgcagctttggtttctgagatattaaaaattattttttaggtcATCCAGAGTTCACCATCCCCCCatcttgctccaaaacaaaccaaagNCTTTTGCCAGATGATGAAAACTTGTCATTATATTCAACTTTTTCTGGTATAAATTTAATCCAATCTTCAAATGGAACTTCAAGCTGAAAATCTGAACATTGTTCAGGAGAAGTGGTGTCTGAGTCAAACTCGGTGTCCACAGGGCTTTCAGGATCACTTTCTTGATTTATTTCCAAGCATGACCagatgttttgtctgtttagcTTTACAAATGTGTACAGactttttgcagacattttatttcccaACTGCTGACTTATTTCTGTCCAGACAGCGGCAGCTGGAGTGGCTATCTGGCCGTTTTCTAGGATAGCCTCTTTTGACTTGCAGAGAACTCCGAAAAGAGACTCTCTGTCTACTGCTGGCTGTCGAGGCAtctagttaaaaaataaaaaggctttgaTTAGCATTGCTTAAAATAATTCTTGCCTACATGATTTCAAAGAAGCCACAAAACATTGGTATTCTAGCAGTGTCTGCACAATTACAATAGTCTTgaactaaaaaaagtaaagttggctttcatagtttaatttctaacatttaagctaattaaaaaaaatcaataatgcaTTGTTACTAGTCTGGTGACTTGACAATTTAAGTACctgttaaattttaattttcccttggaataaattatttttgaatttaattcAGAAGATGTGCCCTTTATGCATATGCTTAAGTGTTAATGATTCAATATAAATGTAAAGGCTGCAAGATAGTGCCTCTCTATGTTTCAATAGGTTTAAAAAGTCTGGACTTCAAATATAAGttgtgaatttaaataaatgcatatgtAAGCTAGCCCTGCATACATCCTCTCTGCTTTTACAGGGATGGATTGCATTGAGTCAATATTTTATGTGAAACCTGAGCATTAATTTACTTACCTTGTTCAAAAATCAAAGTCAGAGGGTTGGAAAAATTCCAAAAATTACTCATTCAAAACGATTTCTTTGAGACTGCTAGAATAATTTTAACGAGAGGTTGAAATTACACTTGCTCTGCCGCCAAAACAAGATGGGGGGGCTCACTACAGTGTGGGTGGAGCCAATCCCAGTTGACGTTGTGTGAGAACTATGTCAAAGTTCACAAAAAATTtgatgtgcttttaaaaatccttGAAGCCCATACACATTTAATGTCAGAAATAggatgaaatgataaaaataattcaattatTGTGGAGAGACCGCTATATTCGTGAGAAAACATTGCtatcttaaaacatttcttgaaatgagacaaatttcttcttgttcaaaatctttattgaagttcaaaacaaaagaaggtaCACATGGTACAACAGCTGAAAATCTGAAGAATTTAAACGAGCTagcccactttggtttgttttggagcaagatGGGGGGATGGTGAACTCTGGATgacctaaaaaataatttttaatatctcagaaaccaaagctgcacaaacggagcactaaccattcagactatttgctggatttttggACGTGGGTGGGGTGTCAGCTTCCACCCGAACAGTGATGCTGGCGCGCGCTCGGCAGGCGGCTCCTCCGACTGCTGCTGAGTTCAATGTTGGCTCGTTCAATTTGTGGGACTCCATTTGTAGTCATTTAATAGTAAAACAAGTATTTACCTAATCTGTTATTATTAAAAGATCCATTATTAAAACATTGCCGAAAATGAATCGGTGAATTTTATTCATATAAGCATACAAGCACTTTGGGTCgctttgctgctgaaaagtgctatataaataaatttcacttcacttcactaatgGAGGTGTTGAATTCAATATGTGGGATATTGAATTTTTACATTGCATTTGTTAAGAAAACATTGGGATTGACAATTACGCTGACAAACTTAACAACGTAAAGATCGGCTTGTCTTTCATTTCGTGAAAATGGTGTTAGTTTGTGGAGCACAGCAGTAATCCTTTCCGCAGATTCCCACGGCACATGAAGGCATCAGGGGTCCGGGTGAGCTCAGCCTTCCTCGCTGACTGACTGTATCGATGAAGTTGTTTCAAAGATGGCGGACTTCCTGCCGTCCCGCTCCATTTTATCTGTATGTTTTCCTAACTGTTTTCTCACAAGCGGCGAGGCAGAGCAGCTGCGGAAGTCGAAGGAGATAGATAAGGATATTCATCGAGATAAGACTTACGTTAAAAGGCTGGTAAAGATCTTATTACTGGGAGCGGGCGAGAGCGGCAAGTCCACTTTCCTCAAACAGATGCGCATTATCCACGGGCAGGACTTCGATCAGAAGGCCAAAGAAGAATTCAGAGCTACAATTTTTAGTAATGTTATTAAAG
It encodes:
- the LOC112449966 gene encoding guanine nucleotide-binding protein subunit alpha-13; its protein translation is MADFLPSRSILSVCFPNCFLTSGEAEQLRKSKEIDKDIHRDKTYVKRLVKILLLGAGESGKSTFLKQMRIIHGQDFDQKAKEEFRATIFSNVIKVTQALNSPMKTERSKTEPWD